The Methanomethylovorans hollandica DSM 15978 genome includes a region encoding these proteins:
- the metG gene encoding methionine--tRNA ligase: MSKLPEDKPVLVTCGLPYANGKAHIGHLRTYIPADIYVRSLKKRGKEVTFICGSDTHGTPVVVNAEELKMTPKELVGIYHKHFYEIFRSVGVTFDAFGTTDDPENHNRTLDIVNRLIDKGYVYPKVIEIAYCPACDRFLPDRYVAGVCPHCGQNARGDECDQGCGKHLEPGELKDPACTICRGPAQYKEQEHFFFKLSGFKDFLLEHLEHLEGTSNARNYALGWVKQELTDWCITRTLEWGVKFPGHDDLVVYVWVDAPIGYIAFTEQWAKANNESWEKFWKGDCPIVHFIGGDIIYHHCIFWPAMLKGADYSQPWAVVSSGMVKIEDKKFSKSRGYVVWVQEDYLDHGFHADLLRYYLISYTSHTKEVNFSWKVFQERINTELVAVLGNFLYRSLLFDFKNFGEIPAGKISPEVMEKIKSIIDEVTVAMEEFEFKKAIDTAMSLASFGNSYFQSNEPWKLIKENREACAEVLANCMQIAKALILLFEPTLPEKMEVAWKQIGMNSDVHTAGYEEALVPVNAGTTLSNPSILFDKIEDAKIEEMTAISNERIRKAFAKEAGISEEEPAVVPLKDQITYEDFSKVDIRVGKILTAEKIKKSKKLLKLMVDVGEPKPRQIVAGLADYYQPEELVGKVVNVLVNLQPAKLCGVESQGMLLAADAGERVSLLTPDKEMKPGSIVR, translated from the coding sequence ATGTCAAAACTACCTGAAGATAAACCTGTACTTGTTACATGCGGCCTTCCTTATGCTAACGGCAAAGCTCATATAGGCCATCTGCGAACGTACATTCCTGCGGACATTTATGTGAGATCCCTGAAAAAACGTGGCAAAGAAGTAACTTTTATTTGCGGCTCAGATACGCATGGGACGCCTGTAGTTGTGAACGCAGAAGAATTGAAGATGACCCCAAAAGAGCTGGTGGGAATCTACCATAAGCATTTCTATGAGATATTCAGATCAGTGGGTGTCACGTTCGATGCTTTTGGAACAACAGATGATCCGGAAAATCACAACCGTACGCTGGATATCGTTAATCGGCTTATAGATAAAGGATATGTTTATCCAAAGGTCATCGAGATAGCATATTGTCCTGCATGTGACCGTTTCCTTCCTGACAGATATGTAGCAGGCGTCTGTCCTCACTGCGGCCAGAATGCAAGAGGGGACGAATGTGACCAGGGTTGTGGTAAACACCTTGAACCCGGGGAGCTGAAGGATCCTGCTTGTACCATTTGCCGTGGTCCAGCACAATATAAGGAACAGGAACATTTCTTCTTCAAACTTTCCGGATTCAAGGACTTTCTGCTGGAACACCTGGAACATCTCGAAGGCACTTCCAATGCCAGAAACTATGCTCTTGGATGGGTCAAACAGGAGCTTACCGACTGGTGTATCACAAGGACACTGGAATGGGGTGTGAAATTCCCGGGCCATGATGATCTTGTTGTGTACGTGTGGGTGGATGCGCCTATTGGCTATATTGCTTTTACAGAGCAATGGGCCAAGGCTAATAATGAAAGCTGGGAAAAGTTCTGGAAGGGCGATTGTCCCATTGTCCATTTCATCGGCGGGGATATAATCTACCACCATTGTATTTTCTGGCCTGCCATGCTCAAAGGTGCTGATTACAGCCAGCCATGGGCTGTTGTGTCATCAGGCATGGTGAAGATCGAGGACAAGAAATTCTCCAAGAGTCGGGGATATGTTGTATGGGTACAGGAGGATTACCTGGACCATGGTTTCCATGCCGATCTGCTCAGATATTACCTGATAAGTTACACATCCCACACCAAGGAAGTAAATTTCTCATGGAAGGTCTTCCAGGAAAGGATCAATACTGAGCTTGTGGCAGTATTAGGTAATTTCCTTTATCGTAGCCTTCTGTTTGATTTCAAGAATTTTGGAGAGATACCGGCAGGCAAGATCTCACCTGAGGTCATGGAAAAGATAAAAAGTATCATTGATGAGGTCACAGTTGCAATGGAGGAGTTCGAGTTCAAGAAGGCCATTGATACCGCCATGTCACTGGCTTCCTTCGGTAACTCCTATTTCCAGTCCAATGAACCCTGGAAACTCATCAAAGAGAACCGGGAAGCATGTGCTGAGGTGCTGGCAAACTGCATGCAGATCGCAAAGGCACTAATCCTGCTTTTCGAACCCACTCTTCCAGAAAAGATGGAGGTAGCCTGGAAGCAGATCGGTATGAATTCAGATGTGCATACAGCCGGATATGAAGAAGCCCTTGTGCCAGTAAATGCAGGTACAACACTTTCTAATCCCAGCATTCTTTTTGACAAGATAGAGGATGCCAAGATAGAAGAGATGACCGCTATATCCAATGAGAGAATACGCAAGGCTTTTGCAAAGGAAGCAGGCATATCTGAAGAGGAGCCTGCAGTGGTGCCTCTGAAAGACCAGATAACCTACGAGGACTTCTCAAAGGTGGACATACGCGTCGGTAAGATCCTCACTGCTGAGAAGATAAAGAAATCCAAGAAACTGCTCAAGCTGATGGTAGATGTGGGTGAACCAAAACCCAGGCAGATAGTTGCAGGTCTTGCAGACTATTATCAGCCGGAAGAACTTGTTGGTAAGGTCGTCAATGTGCTTGTCAATCTCCAGCCTGCTAAACTGTGCGGCGTGGAATCCCAGGGCATGCTCTTGGCAGCCGATGCAGGCGAACGTGTGTCTCTGCTGACCCCTGACAAGGAAATGAAGCCAGGATCTATTGTGAGATAA
- the cyaB gene encoding class IV adenylate cyclase, whose product MIEIEVKARASHRFLRERLAAMGAKPEGIQEHLDTYYNSPARDFSTTDEALRIRSVNGKSVLTYKGKKLDSVSKTRPEFETEVDGDSARSILIALGFFESGVVRKKREVFSYQNMTIALDYVEGLGEFIEVEKQADCNIEEHSDEIFAFLEKLGIQKEDSIRTSYLEMVLEKEKETN is encoded by the coding sequence ATGATAGAGATAGAAGTAAAAGCCCGGGCAAGCCACAGATTCCTCCGTGAGAGACTTGCAGCAATGGGAGCAAAACCAGAAGGTATCCAGGAACATCTGGATACCTACTATAACTCTCCTGCGAGGGATTTTTCTACCACGGACGAGGCGTTGAGAATACGCTCCGTGAATGGAAAATCAGTGCTCACATATAAAGGAAAGAAACTTGACTCCGTTTCCAAGACACGTCCGGAGTTCGAGACCGAAGTAGATGGTGACAGTGCTCGAAGTATCCTCATAGCACTGGGTTTCTTTGAGTCCGGTGTCGTCCGCAAGAAAAGAGAAGTCTTCAGTTACCAGAATATGACCATTGCTCTTGACTATGTGGAGGGACTTGGAGAATTCATAGAGGTTGAAAAACAGGCCGACTGTAATATTGAAGAACACTCTGATGAAATATTTGCTTTCCTTGAAAAATTGGGTATACAGAAGGAAGATTCCATCAGAACCTCTTACCTTGAGATGGTGCTGGAAAAAGAGAAAGAAACGAATTAA
- a CDS encoding Zn-ribbon domain-containing OB-fold protein, which translates to MSVPRFWRKQVARYNLIGTHCTNCETYYYPPRNMCPKCRRDGKLENFKFSGKGEVLTYTVIHTAAEGFEKQTPYVLGIVKLDEGPSLTSQIVADPGAMKIGMKVRPVFRKLGESGEKGMIYYGTKFVPE; encoded by the coding sequence ATGTCAGTACCGAGATTCTGGAGAAAACAGGTAGCTAGGTATAATCTGATAGGCACTCATTGCACTAACTGTGAAACTTATTACTATCCACCCCGTAACATGTGCCCTAAATGCCGCCGTGACGGAAAACTTGAGAACTTCAAGTTCAGCGGAAAGGGAGAAGTGCTCACATATACTGTGATCCACACTGCTGCAGAAGGCTTTGAGAAACAGACCCCTTATGTGCTTGGTATCGTGAAACTGGACGAAGGGCCAAGCCTTACCAGCCAGATAGTAGCTGACCCCGGAGCCATGAAGATAGGTATGAAGGTAAGGCCTGTGTTCAGGAAACTTGGTGAAAGCGGTGAGAAAGGTATGATATACTACGGTACCAAATTCGTCCCCGAATAA
- a CDS encoding thiolase domain-containing protein, with amino-acid sequence MRDVAIIGVKTTKFGENWDVSLRDIITEAGVGALEDARVTGEEIDAIIVGNMSGGQFIEQEHIGALIADYAGLAKELHVPATRVEAACASGGLALRQGIHAVASGLEDIVVAAGVEKMTDISSTSASTALAAAADREWEGIMGATFPGLYAMIAKLHMHKYGTTSEQLAQVAVKNHANGAHNPIAQYRNKISVEDVLRSIMVADPLHIFDCSPITDGAAAVILAPADIAHKYTDTPIYVKATSQASDTLALHDRKDITTLAASVEAGKRAFKMAKLTPKDIDLVEVHDCFTIAEICAIEDLGFVKKGEGGKFTEEGNTAIGGKIPVNTSGGLKACGHPVGATGIKQAVEIVEQLRGDAGKRQVDGAEIGMTHNVGGSGATAVVHILSRDR; translated from the coding sequence ATGAGAGATGTAGCGATCATTGGTGTTAAGACCACCAAATTTGGAGAGAACTGGGATGTGTCTCTGAGAGATATAATAACAGAAGCCGGTGTCGGTGCCCTGGAAGACGCGAGGGTCACCGGAGAAGAGATAGATGCCATCATAGTAGGTAACATGAGCGGAGGCCAGTTCATTGAGCAGGAACATATAGGTGCCCTGATAGCGGACTATGCAGGACTAGCAAAGGAACTTCATGTGCCAGCTACCCGAGTGGAGGCAGCCTGTGCTTCCGGTGGATTGGCACTGAGACAGGGCATCCATGCAGTAGCATCCGGACTTGAGGACATAGTAGTGGCTGCTGGCGTGGAAAAGATGACAGACATCTCCTCTACAAGCGCATCCACTGCCCTTGCAGCAGCCGCAGACAGGGAGTGGGAAGGCATAATGGGCGCAACTTTCCCCGGGCTCTATGCTATGATAGCAAAGCTGCACATGCATAAATACGGCACCACCAGCGAGCAGCTGGCTCAGGTGGCAGTAAAGAACCATGCTAATGGTGCCCATAATCCGATAGCACAGTATCGCAACAAGATCAGTGTGGAAGATGTGCTCAGATCAATTATGGTGGCAGATCCGCTGCACATATTCGATTGTTCACCCATCACAGATGGTGCAGCAGCGGTAATACTGGCACCTGCTGACATTGCCCACAAATACACGGACACCCCCATTTATGTAAAGGCCACAAGCCAGGCCAGTGATACCCTCGCTCTTCATGACCGCAAGGATATCACGACCCTCGCAGCATCAGTGGAAGCAGGTAAAAGGGCTTTTAAAATGGCAAAACTCACACCTAAGGATATAGACTTAGTGGAAGTTCACGACTGCTTTACCATTGCAGAGATATGCGCTATAGAAGACCTCGGCTTTGTTAAGAAAGGAGAAGGAGGCAAATTCACCGAAGAAGGAAATACGGCCATAGGCGGCAAGATACCGGTGAACACGTCCGGCGGACTCAAAGCATGTGGCCATCCGGTAGGTGCTACTGGCATCAAACAGGCTGTGGAAATAGTCGAACAGCTGCGTGGGGATGCAGGAAAACGTCAGGTTGATGGTGCAGAGATCGGCATGACACACAATGTCGGAGGTTCAGGTGCCACTGCTGTAGTACATATATTATCAAGGGACAGGTGA
- a CDS encoding hydroxymethylglutaryl-CoA synthase, with the protein MSAGIVSYGAYVPRYRIKVEEIARVWGDDANSLKSGLMVYEKSVPDFDEDTATIAVEAARYAVKRSGINAQRVGAVYTGSESHPYAVKPTSTIVAEAVEATPVLTAADFEFACKAGTAAIQTCMGLVQSGMIDLGIAIGADVAQGAPGDALEYTAAAGGVAFIIGSKESEFVAVIEDTYSFTTDTPDFWRREGMPYPEHGGRFTGEPGYFKHVTHAAKGLMAKIGTKPEDYDYAVFHQPNGKFPSRAASILGFTKEQIRPGLVVPKLGNTYSGSCMMGIAATLDQAKPGDRIFATAFGSGAGGDAFSFAVTDKIEEIRNKAPTVMELLADPIYVDYATYAKHKGKIRLA; encoded by the coding sequence ATGAGTGCAGGGATAGTCTCATACGGAGCCTATGTTCCTAGATATAGGATCAAAGTGGAAGAGATCGCCCGGGTATGGGGCGACGATGCTAACAGCCTAAAATCGGGTCTCATGGTATATGAAAAATCAGTACCTGATTTTGATGAGGACACAGCCACAATTGCAGTAGAAGCTGCAAGATATGCTGTTAAAAGATCAGGTATAAACGCCCAGCGAGTAGGCGCAGTTTATACCGGATCAGAGAGCCACCCCTATGCTGTCAAACCTACAAGTACCATAGTCGCAGAGGCAGTGGAAGCTACCCCCGTTCTGACAGCTGCAGATTTTGAATTTGCCTGCAAGGCCGGAACTGCCGCAATACAGACTTGCATGGGATTGGTACAATCAGGAATGATAGATCTGGGAATAGCCATAGGAGCTGACGTTGCGCAGGGCGCACCGGGCGATGCACTGGAATACACTGCAGCTGCAGGAGGCGTAGCTTTCATAATAGGCAGCAAAGAATCAGAATTTGTAGCGGTCATCGAGGACACATATTCCTTTACAACTGATACACCTGATTTTTGGAGAAGGGAAGGCATGCCATATCCTGAACATGGAGGGCGTTTTACCGGCGAGCCCGGATACTTCAAGCATGTAACACATGCGGCAAAAGGACTTATGGCTAAGATAGGGACTAAACCAGAAGATTATGATTATGCAGTCTTCCATCAGCCAAATGGTAAATTCCCATCTCGGGCAGCATCCATCCTGGGCTTCACTAAAGAACAGATCCGGCCCGGCCTTGTCGTGCCAAAGCTTGGAAATACCTACTCAGGATCATGTATGATGGGCATCGCAGCGACGCTGGACCAGGCAAAACCAGGAGACAGGATATTCGCCACTGCTTTTGGATCAGGTGCCGGCGGGGACGCATTCAGTTTTGCTGTCACGGATAAGATCGAAGAGATACGTAATAAAGCACCTACTGTGATGGAACTGCTGGCAGATCCGATATATGTGGATTATGCAACATATGCCAAACACAAAGGTAAGATCAGACTGGCATGA
- a CDS encoding helix-turn-helix domain-containing protein codes for MADNASRENIRQRLAEKMAGEITLSEKPGETLKKWRLNFEIPQTDLSGYLGVSPSVISDYESGRRKSPGTLIVSRIVEALLEIDSQNGGQKIHSYESMLFSDNTSRAVYATYEYTFPMQLAKLASLIEADFVNRGIEKPLYGFTVVDSKKAILELSSHEFQKLYGWSTERAMIFTKVTTGKSPLVAIRVTNLKPGAVVIHGLRGNEVDPMAKKMAEIDRLPLLATTMDIDQLIGNLKKYSQYHVME; via the coding sequence ATGGCTGACAATGCTTCTCGTGAGAATATACGCCAGCGTCTTGCCGAAAAGATGGCAGGCGAAATAACACTTTCAGAGAAACCCGGAGAAACTCTGAAAAAATGGAGGCTTAACTTTGAGATACCCCAAACAGACCTATCGGGCTATCTGGGAGTGTCCCCCTCCGTTATAAGCGACTACGAAAGTGGAAGGAGGAAATCTCCAGGTACCCTCATAGTAAGTAGGATTGTAGAGGCGCTTCTGGAAATAGACTCACAGAATGGCGGACAGAAGATACATTCTTATGAAAGCATGCTTTTCTCAGACAACACATCAAGAGCTGTCTACGCAACTTATGAATACACGTTCCCCATGCAGCTTGCAAAGCTTGCAAGCCTTATAGAAGCTGATTTTGTCAACAGGGGTATAGAAAAACCTCTATACGGTTTCACTGTAGTCGATAGCAAGAAAGCTATTCTCGAACTTTCTTCCCATGAGTTCCAGAAACTTTATGGATGGAGTACCGAGAGAGCCATGATCTTTACAAAGGTAACCACCGGAAAATCTCCCCTTGTAGCCATAAGAGTGACTAACCTCAAGCCCGGTGCTGTAGTGATACACGGGCTAAGGGGCAATGAGGTTGACCCCATGGCAAAGAAGATGGCAGAAATAGATAGGTTGCCCCTTTTAGCCACTACTATGGACATTGATCAGTTGATAGGTAATCTGAAAAAATACAGCCAGTATCACGTAATGGAATAA
- a CDS encoding CRISPR-associated protein Cas4: protein MSLKNVEQNMNVSDITLYLKCPRKVYYSKRSQKKRSNDNVSYVEHLLLKEFGLRYPQLLEHFSSKADDMKDIIQSEFNEICVELSIIYASELEGVSESTIMDAINNIQVCIEDVSCNIKGMLADTHNMLLVKALCGMELEPVLYGSKMKVSGIPAGMINLDGSHVPVIIKTGKCPEYGIWADDRLHMAAFSMLAQEVHNKPIDDGIVIYSRSGCIRPSKIRANDKRQVLGICSHIRKIKEGFLPERKQTPLCEDCEFLESCEIKYSLASKFF, encoded by the coding sequence ATGTCTCTAAAAAATGTTGAACAAAATATGAATGTTTCTGACATAACATTGTATCTCAAATGCCCAAGAAAAGTGTACTATTCAAAGCGTTCTCAAAAAAAACGGTCTAATGATAATGTTTCTTATGTTGAGCATCTTCTTCTTAAAGAATTTGGGTTAAGGTACCCGCAGTTGCTGGAGCATTTTTCGTCAAAAGCCGATGATATGAAAGATATAATTCAAAGTGAATTCAATGAGATATGTGTTGAATTAAGCATTATATATGCCTCTGAACTTGAGGGTGTTTCAGAGTCCACAATTATGGATGCCATTAATAATATTCAAGTTTGCATTGAAGATGTATCCTGCAATATTAAGGGAATGCTGGCCGATACACATAATATGTTACTTGTAAAAGCACTGTGCGGTATGGAACTGGAACCTGTGTTGTATGGATCTAAAATGAAAGTTTCCGGTATACCTGCAGGCATGATCAATCTCGATGGTTCGCATGTTCCGGTGATCATTAAGACAGGCAAGTGCCCTGAATATGGGATATGGGCAGATGACAGGCTTCATATGGCTGCATTTTCGATGCTTGCGCAGGAAGTTCATAACAAGCCCATAGATGATGGCATAGTTATATATTCCAGATCAGGCTGCATAAGGCCTTCAAAGATCAGGGCAAATGACAAAAGGCAGGTACTTGGAATATGCAGCCACATCAGGAAGATCAAAGAAGGCTTTCTGCCTGAAAGAAAGCAGACACCTTTATGCGAAGATTGTGAATTCCTTGAAAGCTGCGAGATAAAGTATTCTCTTGCATCTAAATTCTTCTGA
- a CDS encoding ribosome biogenesis/translation initiation ATPase RLI, with translation MRIAILNKDRCQPRRCSHECEKYCPRVRTGDETIIFAEDGKPFISEELCVGCGICINRCPFDAIMIIGLPEALKFPTHRYGPNGFALYGLPVPQKGRVTGILGPNGIGKSTAVQILSGRLVPNFGEEGGTWDRVLEHYAGTALYDYFKAVANDSLKVSQKPQYIDLIPKAFKDKTSALLARTDDRGIMDELVERLDLSHIVDRNITELSGGELQRVAIAACAAKDADFYFFDEISPYLDIYQRINCAKLIQEIAQEKAVLVVEHDLAILDMLADIVHVAYGEPGGYGVMTLPKGVRIAINQYLKGYLPEENVRVRPEAISFEVHPPRNETEIDTLVDYSSFSKKYKEGFALETDSGSIKQGEVLGIVGPNGIGKSTFMKVLAGEVEPDEGKLDMNISISYKPQYIKADIHMQVQFFLRGISRKFDSSYFQTEVVKPLGLEKLYERSIPELSGGELQRVAITACLCRDADMYLLDEPSAHLDVEQRSMVTKVIKRFAENNGKTAMVVDHDIYMIDMLSERLIVFEGEPAVYGKAHAPLSMHDGMNKFLSNLNITFRRDEDTRRPRVNKPDSRLDREQRSKGEYYYNVLE, from the coding sequence ATGCGAATAGCCATACTTAACAAGGACAGATGCCAGCCTCGAAGGTGCAGTCATGAATGCGAGAAGTACTGCCCGAGAGTGAGAACAGGTGACGAGACTATTATCTTTGCAGAAGACGGCAAGCCGTTCATATCGGAAGAGTTGTGTGTTGGCTGTGGTATCTGTATAAACAGGTGTCCTTTTGATGCTATTATGATCATTGGTCTTCCTGAAGCCCTTAAATTCCCAACACACCGTTATGGTCCGAATGGCTTTGCGCTTTACGGTTTACCAGTTCCCCAAAAAGGCAGAGTTACTGGTATTCTTGGTCCGAACGGTATTGGTAAAAGTACTGCAGTACAGATCCTCTCAGGAAGGCTGGTGCCCAACTTTGGAGAGGAGGGGGGTACATGGGACAGGGTACTGGAACACTATGCAGGTACTGCACTTTATGATTACTTCAAAGCTGTAGCTAATGACAGTCTTAAGGTTTCCCAGAAACCTCAGTATATTGATCTTATTCCGAAAGCTTTCAAAGATAAGACATCGGCCCTGCTTGCCAGGACTGATGATAGGGGAATAATGGATGAGCTGGTGGAGCGCCTGGACCTTTCTCACATCGTTGACCGCAATATCACGGAACTCAGTGGTGGCGAGCTCCAGAGGGTAGCTATTGCTGCATGCGCTGCAAAAGATGCAGATTTCTATTTTTTCGATGAGATAAGCCCCTATCTGGACATATACCAGCGTATCAACTGTGCCAAGTTAATACAGGAGATTGCTCAGGAAAAAGCTGTGCTTGTAGTGGAACATGATCTTGCCATTCTGGACATGTTGGCCGATATTGTACATGTGGCGTATGGTGAACCCGGTGGTTATGGTGTCATGACGCTTCCCAAAGGGGTGCGCATAGCCATTAACCAATATCTCAAAGGTTATCTGCCCGAGGAGAATGTGCGTGTCCGTCCCGAAGCTATATCCTTCGAGGTACATCCTCCGAGGAATGAAACTGAGATCGATACCCTGGTGGATTATAGTAGTTTTTCCAAAAAATACAAGGAAGGATTCGCTCTGGAAACAGATTCCGGATCTATTAAACAGGGTGAAGTGCTGGGTATAGTAGGACCAAATGGTATAGGTAAATCCACTTTCATGAAAGTGCTTGCAGGGGAAGTAGAACCCGATGAAGGCAAGCTTGATATGAATATCAGTATTTCTTACAAACCCCAGTACATCAAGGCTGATATTCACATGCAGGTCCAATTCTTCCTGCGGGGTATATCTCGGAAGTTCGACAGCAGCTACTTCCAGACAGAAGTAGTAAAACCTTTAGGTCTTGAGAAGCTGTATGAGCGGTCTATTCCGGAACTTAGCGGTGGTGAATTGCAGAGGGTGGCCATAACTGCATGTCTGTGCCGCGATGCGGATATGTATCTTCTGGACGAACCAAGCGCCCACCTTGATGTGGAACAGCGGTCAATGGTCACGAAAGTGATAAAGCGTTTTGCTGAGAACAACGGTAAAACTGCCATGGTGGTGGACCATGATATATATATGATCGATATGCTGAGTGAAAGGCTAATAGTTTTCGAGGGTGAACCGGCTGTATATGGTAAGGCCCACGCACCTTTAAGTATGCATGATGGCATGAACAAATTCCTTTCTAATCTGAATATCACGTTCCGCCGTGATGAGGATACGCGCAGGCCCAGGGTGAACAAACCTGACTCCCGTCTTGACCGCGAACAAAGATCCAAAGGGGAATATTATTATAATGTTCTGGAGTGA